The region TATAATGCTCCAGGTGGACACAGCTCCTCTCATTTCTGCCCCCATCAATTAATTTGTTGCAGGGCCGTGACTCCTTTCACTCTCAGTCAAGGAGTATcgattaaagtatttttattaatttatgaaaagttAAATGATTGTTTTAGAGAGCAggtattaaaattttctttctaaCACGATATGAGATATAAGATTTATGCTGAAGAAGTAAATctcatgataaataaaataaataaacataaacttATAAGTACatctaaaaaaaaggtttgttaCGAGGTTTATCGGATTTTGagctatacaaaaaaataatcaaataaatctaCTTTACTGAAGAAAATTATATGTTGGGTTTTATAACGAACTGAatttaacaatcaaaatatGATAGTGGTATgtgttggaaaaaaaactagaaaacttcattatttttaaaataatatttgccTAACACTACAAATATATCTTCCTATGATCAGgcaaaacaatttaattcaaaCCATAAAAACTTCAATCGGTATTTTAAAACCTGGACCGGCCTGGCAGggcgacccgggacccggctgaCCCGAGCTTGGGACCGGTCCAGGTGGAGGCAAAAACATGCTCGGGAATTGGCCCGGGAAAACCCGTTCGACCCGGCGGGTTGACTCGGGACTCGGTCCCCCCGGTCAAACCCGGGTGAGACccggtcaaatttttttttattttaactgtcATTAAACGATGTCATTTTTAGCTTTCTAAAATCAAAACGCTGAAGACTGAAGAGTGAAGAAAAATGAAGCAAAATCAGtaacctaattaattatttgaaaccCAGCTGAGGAGCAGAAAGGGAAGTCTAACTATTGATAGCTGTTGTTTCTCTGTGAAAAAGGTTTGAATCTCCTTCTTtcactctttgttttttatggccTTTAGCCTTCTATCCCTTTTCTGACGTCGAGTCGCTTCGCCCCTTAGTTTGGAGAGGCTCGACAGAGATGATTCAAATCAAGCGAAAGCAAAGGTATTCGTTGGCACCCAAGATGCTAAGGATCGAACAATTAGGAAATGAAGGAAGTCTTGCAGCTCATCTTGATTGAGACAAGTGCAAATTGCTTcgcgttttcttttcttcttctcgcCTTAGGAGCACAAAAAAAGTGATTAGTACTATTAACCCAACTAACACCTGGGGCTCTGCGCACTGGGAAAACAACAACTTCAGCCATATATGGGAAATAGTACTATTTTTCACTCAGAATTGGGGAAAACAGCAACACCTGGGGCTCTACCTTTTACAGGTTGCGGGGGAAATAATGTACTCCACACTTTTTTGTGTCATCcttttttcagttaattttatGTCCTTTGGTCATGACCTGAGTTGTTATTGCAGGTGAATGTTACCATTTCACCTAGGGATAATTATTGCATCGAGATTGTTCTTCGCTATTTGGCAGTAGAGGGTGATGGACTTGGATCACACCAAGTTAATGATGGTGGTGTTCTGGGTACTGTCATGGTAGCTGGCTTCAAAAGTTAGAAATTATCAATTGATTATATGATGCTTGGACTATTGAATTTTCCACTGAATATACAGTGGTGTCCATGTAGTTCTTCCTTATTTAGTTGAGGTATGATGTGAAAGCGCACCAAAGTGTGTGTTCATATGTGCACTCATGCACAAATGCATCCATAACTATTATATAAATACTCAAATTTTGTTGAAACAATTGATTTGTTGGAactgagttgttttttttttaatggagagATATGAGCAGCTCATTAATTTTCTGTAATCTTCTCTGAGCATATCTACATGTTCTTGGACCTTTTGTTTAAATGGTTGGCTAACTaggaactcttttttttaggtggacccgggtcaactcgggtcaacccatctgatTCATGACCCGATCACTTGACCGGGTCGATGACCGGATCGGACTTCAAAACTATGACttcaatagaaagcaaatcattCTCTTTAtaaggagatttttttttataaagaaatgaagaagagaGGAAATTTGGGAGACATATATTAAGAAAGTTTTCCATGCACTCAAACACGCACGCAcacatatatatgttttgaatggTAAATTGTCAAAGACTTGTcgagaaaaatcaaatatacaaaattaaaaaaattaacagtatattttcGACTGATAAAAGCCCTATTAGGCTATtagcaaagaaaatttaatttgaggagaaaattttaaaattaaatgtttaaagactcaatttaaatttttcaagatttattttaatttattgaggggttaattgcaagaaaaagtattttttaaagtcaaattagattttaattggaagaaattaaaatttaggggtcgaattgtaattttacaagttaatttggtaaaaaagaagcttaattgcataaatattaaagtttgaaggGCAATTAAGGACtttattgaagaaatccaaaacaaaggattaaaatgaatataggtctgaaattgaccaaatcatggggtaaattgaaaaaattaaaaatttgttagtcaattaagggtcaaaatgCATAAATTCAGAACTGGTGACCAAATAGAAAAGGCAGACAACTTAGAGGCTTTTGATTGAGTTTGTAGGGGATggaattaaaagtttgaagacGATTATGGGTGAAATTaagagaaattgaaagaatagaGGCTCAATTGAAATTTTCCAATCCCAATTTAAAACCCTAAATGATACGTCATTCAGActtaaagaagaaaatgtgAGGGACTCGTTGTTCATTCGATTAGCCTTTGTTTTTTACAGTTTTAGTTGATCGAGTtgataactttaaaaatatgaatgtgAAGTTACAGACCTCCAAGTTAAGAAATATTGGATTCAAATGAAAGGTGTGCCTTGCCTCTACCATTTTCAGATGGTCTTAGACGGCGGCGGCGTCAAAATTTCTCCATCGAGGCTTTGAAAGTAGGCATTCTATTCAGTCCTGACTGTTTTGGCTAATCAAGTTGGTAACTTCAAGCATATGAATGTGGAGCTACAAACATCCAATTGAGTAAGGTTGGATTCAAATGGAAGATGTACATCCACAGTACCAACTTCAAGTGAATTCAAGCGACGATGATGTCATAATTACTCTTACGAAAACTTGAAAATGGACAACTAATCAGCCTAGTGTAACTATCATGCATAAACCAAcctgttttttgtttgttcacGCACAAAGCCTTTTTAATGGGTCTTTATCAAGGGTTTACAATACTTCTCTCAAGATCAAGAGGTCAAAAATGGATTGTTCACACACAAAGCCTTCTTAATGAGTCTTTATCAAGGGTTTATAATACTTCTCTCAAGATCAAGAGGTCAAAAATGGATTCACTTCAAAACCCTAgtaaaatcttataaatattcTCGAATCttagagaaaaaagatgaagaaaagagTAGTCGTTCTAAGTATACTTTTCTAATTCAAAAATAGGTCCTTAATGGCTTGCttctgttgttttttatttgtttttttgtttatatttatggTTATAAGCATAGTAAATGGTTTGAATATTCAACAAATAATGTTGTATTAACCTCTTTGTtgcagtattttttatttaatgaagttattttgaagttatatatatatatatatatatatatatatatatatatatatatatatatataaaagttgttgtttagtttttttatatataaaatgttgttTTAGTCTTTATTTAACCTAGGTAATGCATGTTAAAGTAAGTATTTATTCTTAGCTTGTTAAAATTGTTCATGCataaaatgagtttaaaaaactaattttgaatttatgttgtatgaacatgtatgttgttttaaactaattttggattttattagttttttaaaatcaaattttaaaggcAAAAAATGCTCATTTTTGGGCTTGATATTGGCTGTCTCATGGCTGAATTTTTGGATCATATTCTTCGTGTTTCTGATTATAACATTGCTTTGTATCCTTGGTTTGAAGTTGAAAACACCGCAGTGCTTTCGGACGAGTACAGCAGCAGCTTGAATCTCGAATCAGCAGCCGTTCGTTCTTCGAGCAGTACCTTGGACAAGTAGAAGTGCGTTAATTTTGATAGTAATAGCAGCAGCTCCTTAGAAACAATCAGCCTCAGTATCAGGTCCTTTTTAACAGCAGCTACTTTGTAACAGCAGCagctttgatttgtttttcacaCCTGCCTTCTCCCTCCGTGACCGCTGCAGCGCGTGGCAGCAGTAGTGAACTTCACCAGCAGCTGTCCAGCATCAGTTTTTCTTAATCAAAGCCACGTTCCTAGAAGTAGCAGCCAGTGACAGTCACAGCAGTAGCCGTAGAGACAAGTCAGTTCAGCCTTGGCAGCAGCATTTACAAACCTTTCCAGCAGCAGCGTCAGTCTTTTTTCAGCAAACAGTAGCAAGTTTCTTAACGTAACagcagcaaaaaaaatttaaagcagaAGTTCATCCTTTTTCAATAGAAGTAGCTTTGTCGAATTCGTAGCATTGATAGAATTATTGCATTGgcagtaattgtttttaaaatatcatggcTTGAGGTAGCTATCTAAGAGAGAATGTTTTGGCAAATAAGCCAAAACATTGAAAACCTTTCTGGACACTGTAATGCTGTATTGCACTTCATCAACTTCATTATATTGCAGTAATATAGTTTTGATATCACCCATCTTGACACCTTTCTACTTCACATATTCAAGGCCACTGTCCCGTGATAGCTTAAAGGACCACTGTTTCCCAAGAGCATCTATTGCCTGGGACTCGATTGCACTTTTCCCTTCAAGTTCTGGGAAAAAGCGTAGACATCTTGTAGGGGCGCTCAGTCTAACCTCTATGTCAGTGCGAGACAAACTTTTCGAGAAGAGCTTGGTAGGTTTGCGGTAGTGCCCCTTTTAGGATGTGGCACGCCAACATGATTTAGAGGATCATGATTATTCAAATAGTGCTCCTTATTCTCAGTATTCATTTGTTCTTCGTGGAGTCCATCATCAATTTCCACAACTTCACCGCCCAATCCCACCGCAGATTCAGAGTCCTCTTCCATCTTGTCATCGCCATGAAACGCCATCGTCGTTTCGACTGATCCTTTGCCTCTGTCCGTTGCTGTATTTTGTGTCTATTTTCCTACTGATCTATGCTTGTTGCTCCGATATAGATTATTGAAAACACTAAATCCAAGCTCTAATACTAATGGTTGGAAATAAAGTATTTGGATCAACCTTCTAaactttattgattaatttattttctcaccAATATACTTATCTAACATGCTTATTATTCTGAACGCATTAATCTAATTATTATAATCTAACGAGAAAtctaattatctaattaaacaaaGATTCTAATAAACTAAtctaacacaaatattttttcaaggatTCCTACCTGCACTAGAATTATAACTAATATCTAACACGAGCAAGCTTCCATATAAGAGTAGCAGAGGTGTTCGTAATTATCAGTCAATGACTGGTGGTGAAGGGGATTGAAACCTACAAAACAAATCTCCTTCATAAGTTGTGGAAAATTTCATAGTGGCAATACTTGGAAGTTAAGTAAATCTTTATGTGCATGTATATGTGTTACAAAGAGGGTATAATAAGTATTTAAAGGTTGAAGAAGAATAACTTGCGAGCTTAGAGATCGAAACTCTTTATCTAAATTAAGTTCATGAGCGTTTGTAACCTATGACCACTTGTACAAAGATAGTTGCAAGTGGGGAACTGGTTACTTTCATGAAGTGAAAGGTAGAGAATTGAAGGGGGAAAATGACATTGACATTTGGTGAGTGCTAATATATATCCTCGTCGAACTGTTTGCTACTGTCCGAACCAGTGGAGATCAATGCTTGGTGGTCTGATTGTTTCGGCttcttaattttgttaaaatgaaAGAGGATTAGTGGAGCGTTATTGTGTATTTATTAATTCCCAATGATTGTATTCTATCTTTAATTACGAAAAAAGAAAGCCGTACGAGTTTGAGTTGGTTTGCCAAGATCGGTTCCATTAATGTTCTGCTTTAACTCTGGTTTCTTCAGTCATAATCTATCTTTTACATTGTTTTTCCTTACTGGTTTATTGAATTCGAGgttcaaatcatatttgttccTCCTTCAACAAAGAATTGCAGATATAAAGGCAAGGACCATTTCATAACCTCAGGGTACTGACTGCACAAAAATTTTACTACCCAGATGAAAGTGAAACAGTTGCAGCTATCTAGGGACTAGGCTATCGTTAATCACGCCAAGTGCCAACAGAGTGGAATGACATGATATGACACGAGTTTGCCCTTAAATTGATAGAATCCATGGTCCCCAGATCTCATCTGCTTTTCACAGCTTGGGTGTTAGGTGTCCTTTCCAGATAATAATTTACGCCACACACATACATTTGGTGCACATTTCAATTCAACGAAGAGAAAGTCTACCCTTGAAATTAACATCCCATAATCAAGCGTTTTTTCTTCTCTGATTCTTTTTTTCGTGGCTGTTAAATGTGGCATTGGTCCAATCAAAggcaaaattaaaatctttaattgtCGTGACCTGAAGCAAATTTGTACAAGTTTGTATAGAGACAGATTCTATTACTGTATTCGGTGGTCATCTGGTAAACTTCGAGATTGATTTTATTGTATCTGATATTTTTGCAGAAAAAGTGGTTGATGAAGTTGATGCCTgacaatctaaaataaatagccaGCAACTTTACGTGGttgtgtttataaaaatataaaaataaaataaaaggttgtgCTTATGGATGAATCATGCAACcctcaaaagaagaaaattgaagaacCGTCTTGAAAGGATGAGCTcagccctttaattttttttaaaatttttttgtattttatcaaGTTGCACCGACATATATATAGTGATTGTGTTCTTTTCATCAAcataaccaattaaaatttaatagagtTAACTATTTAGATAATAGTTCAgtgataagattttaaaattaaaaggtttattttttttatagtctcaTATTCGAGCCCTGTGATTGTTTATATGGTagccactggaggtttacataatcgttaacttcagggttcgTGGGATTAATCGAGGTGTATGCAAGTTGGTTCGAAcactcacgttaaactaaaaaaataaattcaatagggTTTACTGATACAACCACTTAAAGTGTGCTgactatttattttcaattatgctagtttgttaaattttttatatgttattttttaaaaaatctttttatataagaGGGCACGATAAATGGagacataaatagaaaaatatacataaatttgttttatttgccatgccaaacataaataatttacATCCTTATCATCTTGTCTCCCATTGTCTTAAATTTGTCCTTGTATAACAAAATAAGTTTCCAATTACACTTGACATCTCTAATTATGTCAATTTAAGTCTCGAATGAAGTCAAtctttagttaatttttttttatcaatttatcttTCCAAACATAAAATACGAATCACTGTCATAACAATTCACACGCAAAAATTTGTTAGATTACACGTCACAATTTGAAAGAGTaactaattgaaaaataaatatttatttgagatttaaattattataattaaaaacatagcAACTGACTGTCAGACGTTCCCTAGTACAAAGGAGGATTCGGGGCCCTtgttatacacacacacacacacacacacacacacgcgcgcgcgcgcgcgcgcgcgcgcgcgcgcgctcTTGTCCAAAGCTTATAATTGCCTTTCACTGTTGAGTAAAAAGGGGTGCCTGAGCGTAAGGGACCACACATTAACTTATGACTCGTCATAGTGTAGAAATAAttattcatgttaaaatatatattaataatatttttatttttaaaaaattatttttgatatagcacattaaaatgattcaaattatattaaattttataaaaaaataaaaataaaatttaaattttttaaaaaggggTTGAAGCAACTTCCTAGAGACTACTTTTGTACTGCAAAGATGCTACCCATAAAACAACCGAGCACCAGGTCTCTCTCTGTCTGTCTGTATGGAGGCCATGTAGGCCAAGCGCACCTGCCGAAGGTATAATTGAGAGTAttgaggggtttttttttaattatttttttagttttaaaaatttatttttaatattagtatattaaaaatattttaaaatatgaaatattaacttaaatctTAAGagaatttaaaatacttttaaaagtatAGTTAGATATTGGTACCAGACACCACCTCGATACATGAGCCAATCTCACTCTAGTCCCTTTCAAAATTTTACGTCAAGAAGTTCAAAGCCTAGCACATGGGCCTGGCAGAGTTGAGTCTAATACTTCCAAAAtacattttattgttaaaaaaaaaaaaccaaacatgacattatataatttttcaatggaAAAAATACCTCTGTGATGCTCAGACTGTAAACCTGTAAACGCTAGAGAGtagattttaaaagttttttgagaAAAGAGACTAGCATTTTGAAAATCGACATCCATGATGAACAACACAGGTGGCCATCTTGACGTGGAtccttcaaaaagaaaaaaaatcaagtcgaGAAAAGTTCTCATAATGACTGAAAAATCCACATGAAAATTTTTTCCTCTGCGCAGCAAAAGTTAGCAGGAAGGAAGGGTACCTATACAAAGTTGCCAATTGCCAATGCTCTACTACAGCAcaaaaacttattatttattaaatctgCGAAGGCCCTCAATCAGAACTCCTATGTAATGTGCATATCAGCGTCGATCGCACCGCTTGGTGCAAGCAAACTGGAACCTCGCTAGAGCAGTCCATGTTTATTTTCCTGCTAAGCTTGTCCTCTTAACAAATCTCCCTTTCATCCTGGGCCTCTTCTCTGCATTCAATTTCCTGACCTCGTATCTTATTTTCTTGGAGAACAATCTTGTTCTCCGCTTCTCTCTATACCTGGATACTCTTGCCTCTCGCCCTCCATCCACCATTGCAGGGTGTGCCCCTAGTCCACTGATCATATCTCCATAAGGATGATGAAGTTGGGCTCCACAAATACCCTAGGAGTGACGATATTACAATTGCAGTCAATCATCAACTCATCAAGTAGTTCAAAGTTCAAATCCCATTACGCAAGCAAGTCAGAGAAAACGGCAGATAAACGAGGCATTGAAACCACTAAATTATTAGGCAAATTCGGTTCGCCACTCATAGACTATAGACTAAATGATCATACAAATTTACATCATGAACTTTCAGATAAATTAACAAACAATAACCGTGATCATAGAATaagaaaaaaccttttttttgttttgttaaagagAACAGAGAAAAACGATTGTGTCACGTAGTATGATTAGTTAATTCATAGTCCAAATAGGTAAAGCCGAATTCATCTCATAATTTCTCCAAAACAATATATTCTCCCTCTTTTATTTGTCCAGAAAAAGGAAATGAGAAGTAACTACAgaatttgtaattaaattatGTACAAAACACACACCGATGTTGAATCGCGAAATTCTATTTTAGTATTCTATTgggttaaaaataaaacaaattaccagcaatggaaaaaaaaaaacctaccatGCAGTCAGGCCAACGTTCATCAGGGTCGAAATCTGGCCTGTTACCATTGGTCCAAGGAGACCCTTGGCTTGCCCAAGCGGTCATGACAGCCTCATAATCCAGACTCAGCAGTATCTTCCTCTTTGCGCCATCATCATCTTCGTATTCTCCCCTGGTGTTCTTCAAGTCTCCCTCTTCAATCCCTACCTTCTCATCTTCCTCTCCACAAGTTGCAGAAGAGTTATAGTCAAAGCTCAACTCAAAAATCCTGTCTTTTGCCATATCAGTCTCAATACCAGCATGACATTTCCTAACAGCTTTTCTTTCCACGCTTGCATTCTCTTCATCTTCAACCTTCACCTTTCCGTTCCATAATGGAAACCCTTTCACCTCgaactccttttcttctttacaatcCATAAGTCCCAGCTCTTCCATCCCGAAAGACTCATTTTCAAGACCCCTGCCAAGCAAACTCTCCATATCAGCTGCAAACTCTGCAAGATCCATATCAGATGGAAGAAATCCAGGCAAACTCTCAACATCTCTCCTTTCAATAGCACCTATCAAAATCTTTGATTCGACTCCATTAGAATCAGCAACTCTTTGATCAGTACCAACATTACCACCAGCTGGCACTATTGCGCCTGCTTCATTTGAGATTGTTGTTGAAGCacataaatcagcaacaaaaggGTCAAAGATTGGAACCCTATAAAGTAgatgctcttcttcattatCTTCATGCGATATTTCATCTGAACCCACTTCTGGCACGAGTGGAATTGGAATATTACTTATCGTTTCTGCAATTTTTGATTGAGACACTGCCTTGCCATGTCTTGGTGTCCTGGCTTTTCTAGTGAACCCTCCATGCCATGAGGGCACAGAATTCTCCTTTGAACATAGGTCCAAAGATTTAAGTGATGCAGTCTTTAAGCGAACCCTTTCATGCCTACGTGCTAATGGGTTCGCAGAGTGGACTGAAGAGTCACAGGCTTGGCAAAGAAATGCATCATCAGCTGCACAGTACCATCTAGCACGCTTTTTTATACAACTATCACAGGCTCTAGCAGTTTTGCCACCAACAGCGTTGGCCGAACTTTTGTTACAAATCATGAGGCTGCTGTGGTTttattcaagaaacaaaatttgaaGCCAAAAACAAGTGGGAGCGagaaaatcaaattgataaaaGCTTGAGAATCGAGCAAAAGGATTCCCAGAAATTATTGGGTCTTTGGGActtgtcttttaattattatttttttggtgatgTGTTTTCTGAGTTCCTGTACCATACAGTGGCTCGATAATTCGAGTATATAGGGGGTGTGACCCGCAAGGAGCGCTTTTGTGGTCCGATTAGCGGCAGTGGGctttctttattcatttttgGATGCACTCTTGAGGAGTTCTCCACGTTGAAAGCTATTTGCACTTTTGGACCTCAACAATTCCTTATCTGAATTTTAATTGGTTGAGTTTGTAAGGAATCATCCTATTTTCGGTGTTCTAATTGGCTGCCAATCATGTCAAGGGATTTCTGGTGGGGTCAGTAGAGATAGTAAGGATGAGAACCCATCTTCAGTTCTCTCTTCTCTGTTTTGTCTGCAGTTGGAGTAgtattttggggtttttttttataaaaaaaaagatttcagaCTTcagtgttataattttttatttttactttattctttaatattaaattattttataagttatactttataaatttttttataattagtcaTTTATCATTCtcatacatttaatttttttttctcaatttcaactttcatttaataaaaataattaaatcttcaACTAACAAAAATAGTTAAAGGGTTTAACTAATTCATTATAGTTACCAtcacaaaatactattcatatgttttttttcttttcttttttcttatcttttttttttttaaatttaacccttaaacaacataatatatatatatatatatatatatatatatatatatatatatatatgtatataatttcattgttgtttcaaggattatactttgtaattttttttctttatgttaagTTATATATCAATCTCATgcatttagttcttttttttttaatttcagctttttattaacaaaaataactaaAGGTACAATTAATTCACTATACACGCTCACATAATATTGTTCACTGAAAtagtgttgtgttttttttctttttctatttaattttttttgttttaatttcaattttcaataatattattttaaaaaattttaatttaattttttaattttatccttcaatattaggttgttttgaaaattgtgctttatatttttttttaatccttttgtgTTGAGTAATATTCCAGACTCAtgggtttagatttttttttctttttcgatttCAACCCTTAACactagatattttaaaaatgaaactttataaatttttttatttgttttttacggGATTATTCTAATTTCATGACTAATGTTGCATGATTGATATGTTAACTTGACTTgactcaagttaattttttggtctttttttttaaatcatttttcaatattagattgattagaaattgatcttcatcatttatcttgttttttctcttgattttttttctcttttctttgtgtttgcatctttttttttttgtaaaagtattcatttactttttaattttggcCTATAACATTTAattgttgagaattgagttttgtattttttttttacttgctttCTATCATGTTATTCTGGTCTCATGATGTGGGTAATAGGTTTGCCGAGTTAACCCATGCTGAAtttggcttcttcttcttcttcttcttcttcttcttcttctttttgtatttttaaattgtttcttttatgattttgttcttttataacAAGTCTGTTTAGAGTCGGactttgtaatttctttttataggaTAGTCCTATTTTCACAATTCATGTTACAAGTTTAGttgttgagaatttaactttgtgatttttttttattaaattatcttagTTTCATGACCCGAGTTGCATGTTTGTCGAGTT is a window of Populus nigra chromosome 10, ddPopNigr1.1, whole genome shotgun sequence DNA encoding:
- the LOC133704124 gene encoding zinc finger protein CONSTANS-LIKE 16-like, whose amino-acid sequence is MICNKSSANAVGGKTARACDSCIKKRARWYCAADDAFLCQACDSSVHSANPLARRHERVRLKTASLKSLDLCSKENSVPSWHGGFTRKARTPRHGKAVSQSKIAETISNIPIPLVPEVGSDEISHEDNEEEHLLYRVPIFDPFVADLCASTTISNEAGAIVPAGGNVGTDQRVADSNGVESKILIGAIERRDVESLPGFLPSDMDLAEFAADMESLLGRGLENESFGMEELGLMDCKEEKEFEVKGFPLWNGKVKVEDEENASVERKAVRKCHAGIETDMAKDRIFELSFDYNSSATCGEEDEKVGIEEGDLKNTRGEYEDDDGAKRKILLSLDYEAVMTAWASQGSPWTNGNRPDFDPDERWPDCMGICGAQLHHPYGDMISGLGAHPAMVDGGREARVSRYREKRRTRLFSKKIRYEVRKLNAEKRPRMKGRFVKRTSLAGK